Within the Borrelia parkeri genome, the region TTGATATACAGTTATATATAATAATATAATGTTTCTTTAGAAAGTGTAAGGATTATCAATGAAAAAATATATTTTTTTATTATTTTTATTTTTTCCTTCAAGTGCTTCAATATTCGCATATCCATTATCTTTTGGAGGGGGCTTTGCTTATCAATTTACTAATTATACTAGCAAAAGTGATATAAGTAAGTCTATAAAAAATTATAGTAGAGTAGATAATGGAATAAATCTAAGTTTGTTCTTTGATGCTAATTATGTTATTTTGGATATCTCTTATAAAGATGCTTTTTTATCTAGCCATCATAGTAGATATTTTGCTTTTGGACTTTATGGAATTTATCCGATTGTTTTTAAGGAATATGTTAGAACATTATTCCCCCTTCTTGGGATTAAATATACACTTGATTTAAGTGCTAAGAGACAAAATTTGGTGTTTTTGTCTTTGGGATTTGCTACGGATTTTTTCGTTCCTGAAGTTAAAGGACTCTATATTAGACCTTTATTTATGCTTTCAATTTCACCTACTTCTCTTTCTGTAAAGAATTTTTCTTCTCTCACAACTGAGGTTACTCTTGGAATTAATATTGGTTGGAAATTTCTCAGTTAGGCAGTTTTATTCCTAAGTGAAAAGGGACTATTCTCTCTTGTCCAAAAAGGTTAGATGTAGCATTAAGTTTATAAGCAGAATTGTTGGATTTTGTTACAAGTGTGCTTGAACCACCTCCATCTAGATTAATAGAGTTGTTAATACCATAACTTAATGATAGATCTATTGCTTCATTTAACGAGATTCCTTTGCTATTATTAGCACCTCTTCCTTCTACCGTTATTAGATATAGGTGTTTGTTTCCTTTATCACTACCTATTATTGTTCTTGGATGTTTATTTTCTTTAAAATTTTTGGTGTATTTTCCATTTTTGATTAAAGGAAAGAAACCGCTAAAACCATAGTCAGAATTTTTGATTTCATCTTGCTTGGGATTTAATATTATTTGATTGTTGTTGATTATAATTATTCCTTGATCTTTTTTTGCATTGAAGATTATTTTTTTATCATATATGTATAAACCGTTAGGGTAGAATATATTGTCTTTAATCTCATATGGGCTAGTGTTAATAGCAATATCTACCTTGTTAGAAAGTAAAAATTGACTTGTTGTTTGACCATTAAAGTAGTAATTATTAGTTTTTGTATCATAAATAGGCTTTGATATTATAAACTTTAAATTTTTGTTTTTAATCTTGATAATGACGTAATTACTTTCTTTAAAAGAACCTTTAATGATTTCATATCTCATTTCCACGTCTTCTGTGTTGAGTGATTTTTGTGCTGATAAGACGCTTACTGTCAAAATTAATATTATTACGCTTAAAAATTTTTTATTCATTTCTCTTTATTTTATAAGAATAAATGCTCTTAGGATAGTTGTTTAAGATTATATTTTTTATCTTTAAAGAAATTTTATTATTTTTTATTCTTGCAATGTTATATAATTGATAAATTATTTTTATATCTAACCCTTTATGTTTATATAAGATATCATTGATTTCATCTTCGCTTATGTTTTCTTCATTGATTCTAAGTTTTAGTAACAAAATTTCGTTTTTTATGTTTTTATCTTTAGGCTCTTGTATTTTTTTTAAAAAATTATTAGCTTCTTCATATTTCTTTATTTTAAGTAAATATTTGGCCATAAGTAGATAATAATACTCTGAATTTAGATTCTTGATTGCATTTATTGTTTCGAGTTCTTTTGGTAAATTGTTATTTAAGTCGTATAACATATATAATTTATTTAATTTTTCCAAATTTTCTTTGTCTGTACCATATGTTAGAACAAAAGGAATCATTAATGACAAGATCAGCAATATTTTAGATTGTATTAGGTTCATGTAATTTTATTTAAGGTATTATACACTTTTTTAGTGAAAATAAGAAGAAAAAATTTTATTTCTTTCTTCTTATTCTTTATGATTTAAGTTTTAGATTTTATATAATTTGAAATTTGTTCGGATTGTGCACCGAATATTACTTGCACTTGATTTCCTAATGTAATGATTGTTCCAGTAGCTCCAAGCTGGTTCATTAAATCTTTATTTACTAATAAGGAAGACTTGACATCTACTCTTAATCGTGTAAAACATGAATCAATATTTGTTATATTATCGATTCCTCCAAGAGCTTGAATAATTTTCTCAAACTTTTCGTTTTGAGATAGCTTAAAATCATTATTAGAAATTGTTTGCTGTTTAGTATTATCTTCACGACCAGGTGTTTTAATTTTAAATGTTTTGATTAGTGTTATAAAAATGGTGAAGTATACAGTTCCAATTACAAATCCTATTGGTAGTATTAGTAAAGCATTTGTTGATTTTGGAAACATTAAGAAGTAATCTATTATTCCTGCGGAGAGTGAAAATGCTATGCGTATTTCAAGTATATTAGTAATTACTAATGATATTCCAGTTAAAATCGCATGTATTAGATAAAGTAAAGGTGCTATTAACATGAATGTGTATTCTATTGGTTCTGTAATTCCTGTTAAAAATGAGGTGAGTGATGCAGAGAGTAAAATACCACCTACTTCTTTTCTTCTTTCTTTTTTTGATGTTAAGTACATTGCAAGAGCAGCACCTGGTAGTCCAAACAGCATTACTGGATACATCCCTGATGTAAATGCGCCAGCATTTGGATCCCCATTTAAATATCTTGTGATTTCTCCTTGGATTATGTTGCCGTCATTTGTGGTATATTCTCCGAATACAAAATATACTAAAGTGTTTAAAAGCTGATGTAGGCCTGTTATTATGAGAAGTCTATTTAAGAAGCCAAATACAAATACTCCTAAATTACCAGCTTCTATCATCCAGTTTCCAATTTGATTAATAGTTATTTGTAGCGGTGCCCATAGGAAAGCAAATATTATAGCAAGTATTGCAGACAATAATCCATTAGCTATTGGCACTAGTCTTTGCCCTGAAAAAAAACCTAAAAATTGTGGTATTTTATAGTTTACTATTCTATCGCTAAGCATGGCTGAACTTATACCTGTAATAATACCCCCCAAAACGGACATGTTAACAGGTTCTGATTTTCCATTAATCATTATTGTAAATGTAGATAGTCCTGCATTTAGAATTAGGTATCCTACGGCCCCTCCAAGTGCTGCAGCTGCTTTATTATTTTTAGATAGTCCCATTCCAGTTCCGATTGCAAATAGTATGGGTAAATTCCCAAAAATAGCACCGCCTGATTGTTCCATTAATTTGCCAATTTGTCTAAGCATGTTAGAAGGTTCTGTCGTTTCTATTATGAGGTATCCAAACCCAAGTAAAAGACCAGCAATTGGTAAAACGGCTGCAGGAGTTTGTACAGCTTTTCCTAGATTTTGTATATTTTTCATTAAATTATTCATATTTACCCTCCATTAATTTATATGTTTTTTTTATTAGTTACAGTTTATATTAATTTATATTAACTTTAAATATGATTTTAGTTTAAATAACGTTAATTTATTTATTTTTTTATTTGTTAATGTTTATTTTTACAATCTTAAATGTGATTTATGAATTTTTAAAAAAAGAAGTTTAGTTTTTTATAAACTTTATTTACTGTTTTTTTAATAGGATCAAGTTTTTTAATATTGTCTTGATTGTCGATCAGGGTTTTTATGCTATCCATTGATTCTTCGATTGCTACGATAAAGCTTTTTTGAGGTTTGAGCCAAAAATTGTCCGAGTAGTCACTTCTAAGTGATAGGAAAAGAACCGATTTTTTATTGGGATGTTTAATGAAATTCATAGTGCATTCTAAAATATTTTGCATCTTATCAATTTCATTAATGTTGATATTTGCGCTTTCATATTTTTTAATGAGCGACCAGTCTGATTCCATACCATTTACTATACGCATTATTTCTATTAATTGCTTATTTTTGAATATTATTAAATTTTCATGTGTTAATTTTGCAAGTACATTTCTTATTGATTTCTCTTCTGAGTTTTTTAATCTTTTTGAGATTAATTCTTGAACTTCCTTTAAGCTAATTATTACTTGATTTTTATTTTCATTGTGAGTATTAAATTTCTTTCCCCCAATAGTTATTTCATTTTCTAATAAATGTTTTTTATCTTTTTTTGCTATGTTTTTGTGGGTGTTATTTAATTTTTTCTTTTCTTGTTGAGTGTTTTTTTGTTCATTTTCTTCAAATTGAATATCATTGATCCATTCTTTTTTAAGTACCCCAATTGATCTGGCATATCTTTTACTCGTCTCTATTATTTCTCCTGCTACGAAATATTTTACAGAATCTGTGTTAATAAGTGAGCCCGGATGGGTCACTATATTTTGGGCTTTTATTGTTTTA harbors:
- a CDS encoding TDE1717 family outer membrane beta-barrel protein, with protein sequence MKKYIFLLFLFFPSSASIFAYPLSFGGGFAYQFTNYTSKSDISKSIKNYSRVDNGINLSLFFDANYVILDISYKDAFLSSHHSRYFAFGLYGIYPIVFKEYVRTLFPLLGIKYTLDLSAKRQNLVFLSLGFATDFFVPEVKGLYIRPLFMLSISPTSLSVKNFSSLTTEVTLGINIGWKFLS
- a CDS encoding phosphodiester glycosidase family protein, whose translation is MKIKNKNLKFIISKPIYDTKTNNYYFNGQTTSQFLLSNKVDIAINTSPYEIKDNIFYPNGLYIYDKKIIFNAKKDQGIIIINNNQIILNPKQDEIKNSDYGFSGFFPLIKNGKYTKNFKENKHPRTIIGSDKGNKHLYLITVEGRGANNSKGISLNEAIDLSLSYGINNSINLDGGGSSTLVTKSNNSAYKLNATSNLFGQERIVPFHLGIKLPN
- a CDS encoding PTS transporter subunit EIIC; amino-acid sequence: MNNLMKNIQNLGKAVQTPAAVLPIAGLLLGFGYLIIETTEPSNMLRQIGKLMEQSGGAIFGNLPILFAIGTGMGLSKNNKAAAALGGAVGYLILNAGLSTFTIMINGKSEPVNMSVLGGIITGISSAMLSDRIVNYKIPQFLGFFSGQRLVPIANGLLSAILAIIFAFLWAPLQITINQIGNWMIEAGNLGVFVFGFLNRLLIITGLHQLLNTLVYFVFGEYTTNDGNIIQGEITRYLNGDPNAGAFTSGMYPVMLFGLPGAALAMYLTSKKERRKEVGGILLSASLTSFLTGITEPIEYTFMLIAPLLYLIHAILTGISLVITNILEIRIAFSLSAGIIDYFLMFPKSTNALLILPIGFVIGTVYFTIFITLIKTFKIKTPGREDNTKQQTISNNDFKLSQNEKFEKIIQALGGIDNITNIDSCFTRLRVDVKSSLLVNKDLMNQLGATGTIITLGNQVQVIFGAQSEQISNYIKSKT